Sequence from the Phoenix dactylifera cultivar Barhee BC4 unplaced genomic scaffold, palm_55x_up_171113_PBpolish2nd_filt_p 001973F, whole genome shotgun sequence genome:
tttattattgtattatactataaatataatattatattatattatatcatcatacattgatatgttatgttaaataatttaatattatattaaattattatgctatagtatacaatattatattactatattataataatattatattacattacaataatattatactatattttatatttatgtaattatacatattatattttactatattctgttgtataatactatgcaatattttttatggtcattttgtcataccaaaagtactttctcagcttttttaccaaacacatattaaagtgGCACAATACTTTAGAAATGCAGTTATCAAATAATAAACAGTTCTTTTATAAAAACTCTTTTTTAGAAAGTTCTACTTTTGAAGAATCTATTTTTAAAAGTTCTACTACCATAAGTTTCTCTAATTGAAGCTTTATTTGCTACAGGTTCAACTGCATCTCAAATTGGTATACTGTTTGCCATATTTACCTGAAACGTACTCTTGCTCGTATTTCGGGCATAAGACACATCCTGACCCGCATGCGCTCGCTCCATTCGCCTTCCGAAAGGCACCCCTTGGTGCAACCCCCCTCCTATAAATCCCCGTCCCCTCTTTGTCAAACCATTCTTCCTTCCAAAGCCCTCCCCTCCCCGTCTTCCCGCTTCTTCTCCTCCGCCTCCTTTCATTCGAAGCCATCCCTCTTTCCTTCGAACACTATAAATgaaaccctaattcccctcgCTTCCATTGCCCCCATCCTCCTAGAAGGAGAGCGGCCCCTTTGTCCAAACCCCCTCCTATAAATTTCTATCCCCTCCTTCTCAaaaccttcttccttccaaagcCCTCCCCATCTTCCCGCTGCTTCTCCTCCTCCGCGTCCGTTCTCTGGAAGCCATCCCTCCTTCCTTCAAACCCTATAAATGAAACCCTAACCCCCCTCGCTTCCATTGCCCTCATCCTCTTAGAAGGAGAGCATTTGATAGCTCTGTCACTGCGGGATCATGGCGGCCTCGAGAGACGTCCAAGAGATCATCTCCAAGATCTCCTCCGACAAGGCCATGGGCCGCGACGTGAGCTCTGCAATTGCTTGcccaaaccctcaacctaatggcttcttcttgtgctccttttttctttccttatccTTTTCCGGGTTCTTGATTTATTCTTGATTGCAATTTTCTCATTCTTCGATGGTTTCCAAGAAGGGATCAAGCTGTTGAATAGCTGACTGGAGGACGAGAGATCGATCAGTTTCTGTAGGCTACTCGGTGAGAACACCATCAGGATCAAGCCCAATGAGATCCCTCATGGTGAGCTGAGGTTCTTGTGGTTTTTGATAACAATTGGATGTTTTCTTGGACTGAGTCTTGGGAAAGAAGGGTGTCTGATCTCCTTTTTATTGTTCCTGCAGCTGAGATTTTCTTGGTTGTAATCCACTGTTTCTTGAATGTGTCATGGGGAAGAAGGGTGCATAATCTTGCTTCTTTTTATTGTTTTGCAGCTGATACATGGCCTTTTCTCATTATATTGCTGACGAAGTGCATTGATTGGAGATCTCCATGAGCAAGAAACGTCCACAGAAAAAACTAATACTGGCAAAGACTCTTCACACTGCCATCCAATGTGCTGAGGATCAGGAGCTATCAGGTCAGTAAAAGATTGACGCGACATGTGTATATTTGTTATACTGGTCATGaaacttcttcctttgtttgttGCTGCTAATATTGTTTCCGGATCATGAGTTAGTTCCATAAATTACCTTTGTTCCCTCCTctcaccaccaccaccctccTCTAATGCTATCTTGCATTTTTAGTTGTGTACTAGGAAAAGAATTATGGCAAAATATGTTCCAGCAGGTCAACTTTTATGTAATTGGATTGCTGTATGCATCTTCCAACTTAGTAATATGGATAATTCCATGATCAGGAGCCACTGTAGCTGACATATGtggattaattggaatagaattGTCAGTATATCATAGTACACGTACTTTTAGACCTACACAGGTTGCTTCTTCAGGACATAAGTCATTAGCTAGTCACTCGTTCTCTTCCAGTTTTAGTAGGAGATTCTATGCCTCTCAAAGCCAATGTACCATGTAGGCAGTTTTGAAAGGAAACTCCATTATAAAGGTTCTTATGATAAACAGTGATCGGTACCTGATGGTCACCACAACTACAATCTCCAAGAATTGCTGAATGACCACTATAACCACCATCTCAACGGACACCAGGCTATCAATGCTGAAATGATTGACAAAGGATCACTGGAACCACCACTATCCCACCTTAACCACCATGTCAGAAGACACAAGGGGATCATTAACCAATGAATTGACAAGTAACCGCCTCAATCTTGATCCCAACTGTTGTAGCGAGTGTCAAAATTTTCGTGTCAAGGTTTTGACTGAAAGTAAGCAGCAGGTAGTGATGTAGTTGCGATGAACCTTATGGTTCTTAATTTTCATGTCTTTAAACTACATCAAAATTTTGTTTGGTTTGGACCGAATGTAAGCAGTAGACAGTGATGTACTTTGATGGACCTTAATTTTTCAGATTTGCAGGACCTTAATTTTTTACTGTAGCAATTTTCTTTTGTCTAGATTTTCAtgtctttaaaatcaaaattttgtAGGAAAAAAACTCCTATTTTCTGTTGTTAAACATCTATTTAATCATGTATGGGATGTTATAAAAGATGCTCCTAGCTTTCAGTCAGAATACAGCAGCATCCTACGCCATCTTCTAACTGTTGAAGATTACCGCTATCAAATGAGGAGGCCAGTTTATTGCAGTGAGTTTGTCTTTTAAATTCATTCTCATGTGTCTCTCAGATTGATACGTTCTGTATGCCATTTACGTGATGCTACTAGTGTGTTTATTTTTCTGCAAGCAGGTCTAGTAGATCTAGTCATAAATTACGTAGGACTGTCCATCGACATGAAATCTAATAGTCATTCTAGCTCCAAAGAGGAAGCCTTCCGCTATATCTTGTCTCTTCATGCCCTCCTGGAAAACCCATTAGGTGATTTTCCGGATAACATCTGGGAGGATCCTGTTAAGGGgtttattgaaatattttcacAGATTAGGTAAGCATTGTGTGATTGGTTTATGAGGCATGCATACGATCTTGTTACATTCAGAAGCTGCATCATTTATGAAGAATTAAGAGGAGATGGCTTTCAAGAGTTGTATTTATTGTTTCCGTGCTTCCTTATGAGTAAGGTACTGTAGCTTTTTGAAGGATGAGAAAAAGGATTGCAAATTTATATAATGCCTTTCATTTGTGGAACTTTGCTAGGGATGAGGGTAAGTTCTCACACAAGCTAATGGAATGCATTAATACCTATTTGCTAAATGATGGCCCAAATCTTGGATATCAAGCCATGGAAATTCATTGTGCTGTACAACAGTATATGTTTCGTTATTGGCTTCCTAGTAACTCGTGATCGAGGGTTAAAGGTTCCTGCATGGATAAGCTCTTTTGTTTTTGGTCTAACTATAATGAGATATTCCTCTATTCATGAATATTTTTTCATTGTAGAACTCATTCATTCTTTATGCAACGGTACAACTAAAGTTCATCAGGACTATGTCAGAACGAAGTGTGCTTATGGAACAACTTCTTGATGTTATTTTCAAGGAATTAGACCAAAGCACTAATACTGGTACTGGTTTCCTGTGGTGAGTCTTAATTTCTTCTTGATGGATGATCTTGAAACCTTTTCGGCTGTATATGTATTTGCTGATATTGCATTGATATCTAGGAGTGATATGTCTAGAGATGATAAGGTTGGAACTCTGGGAAGCACTCAACAAGGTTTGATGTTGCTTGCTGCTACAGTTTTTTTTAATCAGATCTTGACTTCAAATGTGTAGTGTGCGCAGTTCTTCTGAATTTGTTGGTCAATCATATTAGTGAATTTGCTCATGCTAAAGAGTTATTATTATTCAGGCTTGTAAAAACACTACAAAGACATCATATCATGAGAAGTGGCTGAAAATGGAGAATCCTGATGCTTGCATTAAGGATGGAATCATGAAAGGCTCATGGCTTTGGTGAGAAACTAATGTCACATCTTATATAGCTTTTTTACTGAAAATCATTACTTCATATATAATGATATTTTAAGTTTTGTGTTATTGTGAGTGCcatgaaaaattaaaaggtTTCCTTATTTTATAGTATGATTAGTCATTAAGATGCCAACATTGCTCATCCACGATTGTCGATATATTGGATGCTGCAAGGATCT
This genomic interval carries:
- the LOC103697104 gene encoding uncharacterized protein LOC103697104 isoform X2; translation: MSKKRPQKKLILAKTLHTAIQCAEDQELSVQLKFIRTMSERSVLMEQLLDVIFKELDQSTNTGVICLEMIRLELWEALNKACKNTTKTSYHEKWLKMENPDACIKDGIMKGSWLCVD
- the LOC103697104 gene encoding uncharacterized protein LOC103697104 isoform X1; this encodes MSKKRPQKKLILAKTLHTAIQCAEDQELSVQLKFIRTMSERSVLMEQLLDVIFKELDQSTNTGVICLEMIRLELWEALNKACKNTTKTSYHEKWLKMENPDACIKDGIMKGSWLCIGSGGGAKEGQKKSDDSWAGWCCVSRVDFWFRGLVTWVNG